The window GAGGAGCGCCATCTGCCTCCTCTGCAGTTCTGAGCTGCAGCAACAGCCGGTGTGCCGCTGAGCCGTCTCTTGTCAGCCTCCTCCGTGGCATCGCCGAGCTGCAGCAGAAGCTGCCGCGCCTCcggcagcagcagaagcagccgCAAAGATGGGGCCAAGGGTGCCCTCATTGACCTCCTCTAGTAGGTTTGTGACTTCAATACGAGTATAATAAGAGAGGAACGGGAGAAAGGTGATGAACCGGTTGATCCAACCAAGACCAACGGTCAAACACAGAATGGCCCGTAAAGAATGGAAAATTTGCCACATGAGCAATACAGTCTTTTCGCATGGCAAAAATAGGGATAAAAAATGAGTACAGTAATTAGAAAGGGCATATaccaaaaggaaaaaagaaaagcaGGGCAAATCATCTAATCAGATGTAAAGAGGGGCAAATAAACAGGCAAATGATCCAGTCCCCCATTCTTCTATTCACTCACATAATTAAACGGTTGTATTTTTTCAGAAACTTAAAACTTCTGGATCAGAGTTGATGAGCTGTCTTATAGGACTATTGTTTGTGTGCATACATGCAGAGTATCAGCTCAGATGTCTCTGTTTAACAATGATAAGTCAACGACAAGGAAAATCAAGCTTATAATAAAATCTCTTATCGGACTACTGTGAGTTTGCGATGATACTGTCCTGGATACTGATGCTGAGAGTTGATGAGACTGCAACAAGAACCTGGAGCGACTTAACCTGGATAACTAAATCTTCATTTTAGATCCAAGTACCCTTCAATCATTCCGTTTATGAATGAGAATGGCACCCAAAAAAATCTTTAAACAGAACAATCAGTGTGTTTACTGTTTAGAGTGAATAAATCTTCTAGGACAACATTTTCTGTTTCGTATACAAATTATACAGAGTGCAGATGTGCAATCACTGAATACATGAGGTTCTCCTACATTTCTTTGTCTGATATCTTGGTTGTATTCACATCGGATCCATTTGGCCTTTGCTACATTACTCTGATGAACCATATTTCTTGAACAAATCATTTTTTGTTATCCCATCATCTGAAGTTTCTCTAAACTTTTATTCTGAGGAGAAGTTCAGATCCTATCATTTGAGCCAGAGATATATAATAAATTCAGAGTTGAGTACTGGTTGTAACAGGCTATGGAAACAAAAGGACATGCACTTGATTGCAGTGATGTTGAGTTGTTGACACATTGTTGTAAACGATCTATTTATCATATGGCAAGGAAATTCAAGTTTGGCATATGACAGCCAAAAGATGCAGTCAACTTTGGAAGTGGAAGCTGAATCTAGACAAGCTTCAAATCAACATCATGTATCATTGTTGATTTGACATTATACCGGGCTATGAGACAAAAAAAGGGAGAAATCCTGAACTTGTATACAGAGAATGAAGCATGAATGGCACCAAGAATTCAGGTTTGCATCAATACACATCCTGAATTCCGAATTGACACATGGAAGCAACAGCTTTCAATCAGACAAGGAAATGCATGACATTCAGTGAAACATTCACCGATACTAAGTTTGTAAAGCATGGAAACCATGCATGTTTGCATCCACCCATGTTCCGAATCCGTGGTGTGGTTCGATACAGCCGCAATCAATATCGCATCAGAAATTCAGAATCCGTGGTTCGTTCTACTCTGTCACTACTGGTGTCTCTCTCAGGCATCACAAGCGCTACATCAGAACTCAAACTGCAGAAGACTAACCAGAGCAGGCAAAAAAGTTCCCCCAGCCGAGGGTGGAGTGGAGCGCAGGGCCGCACGAATcagtcgtcctcgtcctcgtcgtcggccGCGGCGGAGGGGTCGGCGAGCTTGTTGAAGCGGGCGGCGGACGCGGCGGTGGCGAGCTGGTACTTGCGGACGCAGGCGCGGACGCAGTCCCCCTCGCGCTTGCCCAGCGTCTTGCGGTAGAAGGTGGTGACGCAGTCGGAGAAGCACCGGTGCGAGAGCCAGGTGTACAGCCGGATCCTGCGCGACGGGCAAGTGACGCCATTAGAGGAGCTAATCGAGAGGGGCGGGGAGGTGGGAggcagggggagggggagaggggcggAGCGCGTACGAGTCACGGGCCTTGAGGTTGTCGGTGATGGCGGCCAGGCGGGCCTGGTCCTCCTCCTCGCTGCctccgccggcggcggcggcggcggcgccgctgGTGTCCATGATTCGGCTTTTTCTTGGGGGAGAAGTGGGGAGTGGGGCGGAGGCGGCCGCCGAGCCGAGGAGAAGGAAGTGGGTACCCCAGTTACGGCCCATGGGCCGTGATGCAAGCAGATGTATAGAAGGGCTTAGAAGACATTACAGGGCCGAGGCCCTGATTCTGTTACCCCAGTTACGGCCCAGCGAGTTGAGAGGCGACATCACCTCCTCCACCGTCCTAGATACCGTGGATTGAAGCGGTTAGCGTGGCTACACTAGTCCTCGGGCCGCTCTGTGGGTGCTCATGCCGGACCACCGATGGGAGCGACGGTGTGTGATCCACCACACCGGCGCTCTACCGACATGATCCAAGGCGCGTGGGACTGCAGTGGTGTTTCGTTGGTCATGTTCCGTCGGCAAGGCCCAGGCGGCAAAGCGATGATCTGCTTATACGACCTTCGGCGGGGCCATGAAGATGTTGTCGACGGCGTAAACATCTAACGCTCATATCTCCGTCGAGCATTTTCGGCGACGATGCGAAAGTTAGCTCCACTGGTGGCAGTCGTGCGACGCATTTTGGGTCTGGCCAGCACCGACGGGTACGAAGCACCGATGTGGGTGCGGCCACGATACTTGGAGGTGCTTGTGGAGATGATGAGGAAGCTGCCGCACGACAAAAGGAAGGTCTTTGCCCACCTGACCAAACACGTGAGGGCTTAGGAAGGCATTTTCATGTTTTTGTACAAGTGCTTGAAAATGAATAGTGATCCACACACGAAAATTAGAATCTGGAAAGGGCCTGAATTTCTTTTGAATCAGGGGACCTTTTTTTCTTGAAAGGAGCACGTGCTTCCGAGCATACCAAGAAAAACAAAAGCTGTTTTCTATTGATGAAATATCGATATAttaaaaggaaataaaaaactCTACAATTTTGAACCAAATAAGGAATTTCAAATAATGCTTGAGATTTGAGATAAGCTCATGAataaaaaaaagttcatgaatttgaataTAGAAcacaaaattttgaaaaaagattcACGAATTTTAGATATTTTAGTAAATTGGAAAAAGGTTCACGAAATTGAAAAAAGaattcatgaattttaaaaaagttTTACGTTCATGAACTTGAAAAAACTTCATAGATTTTGCGAATTTAAAAGAAGTTCATAGACTTGGAAAAGTTCATGAGTTTCATGGAATAAACAATGTTCATAGATTTTAAAATAATTCATCAAATTTGAACCCTTTTTCAAATTAGGGTGAATATTTTTTTAATTCAATTCTTTTCAACGAATTCAAATAATGTTCGTAATACTTTCTAAATTTAGAGTTTTTAAAATtcattaaaaaataaaaattcaTGATTATCTAAATAGTGACAAGTTTTTGAACTCActacattttttgaaattgcatacATTTTTTCGAACTCATGAACAAGATCTTTGCATAGgagaacatttttttgaaattcgAGAACAACTTTTGAATACACGAACATTTAtatttgaaatcatgaacattttttgaatcgaTGAACTTTTACTGAAATTCATGAATAGTAATTGATTATGAATTTTTTTCAAtacacaaacattttttaaaccAAAAATGTTCTATGATTTTCAACATTCTTTGAAGCAACGGATTCGGACTTGGAGTACATATACAAGCACTATGATGAGTCATCCAATGAGTCATCCGACAAGGAGGACTAAATGGATGAAATGGCTATGATGCAGGCAGTCCTTGCAGACACGGAGCAGGCGGAAGAGCATGTTCTCAATTTCAAGGAAACGATCAAGGCGGAAGCGGCTAGTTGATTTCATGTTTGAACTACATTAAATCAAAAAATTTGTTGGAATGTAATATTTAAGTTAGAACTACGATAGCGAACCAACCTATGATTGGATGGTAAGCAGGAAAGTGGTACCCcaacccaccagggttcaagtcctagaCTTGACATTGGTGCTTGCATTATTCCTAGATTAATTTTAGCCTTCCGATGATGTTCGTTCAGTGGGAGCAGACGTTCCCATCGACTATGAGGTGCCTACGATGACTTTGTAAAATCTCAAAATGGTAATGCCGTCACACTGTCTCGAAAGTGCTCATagggggtagggtgtgcgtgcgtgcgttcaTAGGGATGAGTCTATGCTTGTGTGTGTGAGCGACTTTGATTGTACTATGTTCTTAGTGTACAACCCCATATGTTGTCGAACTAACATGTGATGATTAATTTACCCGTCATAAAAAAAGGTGCCTCCACAGTGCAGCACCAAAACTTTGGAAGCATGTGTCATATCTAGTAGATCAACCAAAGATGCAAAGGGGGTATTTCACCTTTTTTGATAATAAGGATGACACAGTTCAAAAGAAAAACCCAAAGTGTATATAGTTTGTAGCCAACAAATAGATCGCCAACGACACCACTTGAATCCAAAATCTGAGCAATGCAATCCAAAACCAAAGTACAACTCTTGCAACCATTTGGCATGAGTGGTGAGCTATATCAAAAACTCTCATTATTGCAAATTTGTTTTATGGGTGCTAGCTAATAAAATTCCATTAGGAACTTTGACAACATTATAAAAAAGCTGATTTCAGCATGAGTTCAGGACTGACAAGTCAAAAAGGAGAATATATTTCAAACATTCAGCCCTGAAATGCCGAGACATTTAAGTTATCGTCGTATTTATGCACAACCAGATTTTCGTTATGACTGGGTGTTCATGCAGGTAACTTCAACAATTGATCTCTACAGAACATGGCAAATACCAACCTTGCAATTGAGAAACAGAGTATACATGAACATCAGACCAAGGAAAGCATCCCCTGAAAACAGAGTACAAACACAACCACATGTCCACATCTGGTACTTCGgcttactccctctgtaaagaaatataagagcgtttagatcactcttatatttctttacggaggaaGTACTATTGATTTCCGGCATATTATGGTCGTTCGGGTGTGCCTCGACCATGCTCTTCAACACACCCTCCACACTGAAGTCCTGACACGGAGCCTTGTAAGGCAGGCGAAGCGCTGGATACGGAAGTCAGATGCACCACGAGCGATTTTGAAGTCCATAGAAAGGGGTGTCAGAGCATCTTCAGCCGTTGGCCCCTCAGGGGGCGATTTTACGCGCCCCTCGGCGAGCCGGCGCTAAAATCGGCGTGGGGGCGAGCGGGTTCCAGCCGCTCGCCCCAGGGTCGCCCCAGACGTGgttttttttttttgtttttgaaaaAACTGAATTCGGCAAAGTTCGGCAAATTGGACAAAACATTCGGCTAAATTCGGCAAACTTGACATAATATTCGACATGTTCGGCGTTATTACATAAGTTATTTAAAAAAACCAACTACGGGGCGAAGAAGTCGCTGTGCGGTGAAGTCGCCGACGTCGCCGCGGTCCTCGTCGTCATCGTCGGCGGCCTTCTCCTTCTTGATGGCGCGGCCGCCCCTGCTGGACCCCTGCCCAGCGTCTCCATGGCGGACCGGTAGCGGCGGCgcgtcatcgtcgtcgtcgttgtcgtcgagGACGACGACGCCTCCCTCGTCCCggctgtcgtggttctaagtctgacagtagaatggggggtagggatgtagaggcaagatcctagctatggagaagttgtacgcacaagttttacgagttcaggcccttctcggaggaagtaacagccctacgtctcggagcccggaggcggtcgactggattatatgcgtgcgtgctacagggggtgcgaacccttgtcccagaggagggggtggcttatatagagtgcgccaggaccccagctcccctccgttacacagggttcaatgttcataaagaaggagcgttacaggtaacgtccgtagtaaagtggtataaatgactattaagtctaagggtaaatgcccgaccgttgctgcgcggagtggctttagatcttctgcacgtcgagtggtttagtggtcgagtgacctaaataggggggggggtctccgagtgaatggtaggtcgagtggattgcattCGACACCTTTGGtgggtcccctctatttactcttgaacctctttgcttctaggacaaggaccttaggtaggacgtataggtcaggtctattaccctaccccaggtctatgtcctcatcattagcccccgaatggattgaggcccaagtgaaaagaaggttgaagttgaccTTGGTTTGACTCTTGCTGTCATCTCCAAATGGATGCCAGTTGTTGGAacttcggcttcgtttcagtcgccttgatcgattcagaaatGGCCGACTGGTTTTTATAACGTCATCCGTCGAGTGTTATCCTTGACATGGAATCTTTGGTGTGATCGGTTGTAGAGGATCCCGGATTTCGCGGCATTCGAAATTTTGGTGGAAGCGCGTAAGGCGGAGCGCGCTGTGGTAAGCGGAGTAGATAAAATAGGACGTTTCGATttccgcgccacctttttcgccacgtatcccgtgtgcgactgttaagggatttgacaggatcgtcCGGGCACACGCAtcagccactcggaagtaggcctttaaaagcggcgaggccgaggcgtccgcactgtgcgtgcccattctccttcttcttcctcttgcttcTTTACCTCGTTCAGCTTCTCCACTCTcgacgccgccgctccgccgccatggggaaggagaaaacggcggcgctggaatgcgcgaagaaggcgacgggggcggcgaaaagcaagaagacgaatcggggatcttcatcgcgctcggggctgccgtcgggttggatccagggagattggatccgatCCTCACTTCGGCAGGAAGAATTGGACGATATGGCCGAGTTAGGGCTGATCGTCCATGATTCCGCgcggctgccggagggggaaacggagccacagccgcgaccgggtgagtgtgttctgctcgccattcatgtcgaccgcggcttctcgcttcctccacaccccttctttcgaggtttcttgaatttcttcggggctcaactccatcatttcactcccaacaccatcacataccttGCCACATTCGTGTCCGTGTGCGAGAATTtcctggggtgtcgaccgcactgggttcttttcaagcacattttcaccatccgctcccaaacagtgaagaaagcgAACTCGAACGACGATAAAACCCATGTTATctagatgtgtgggggtctgggtattcagaagaggaagaggagttccttcccttcgatgactcttcctgagtcggttaggggctggcagtcgagctggttctattgccaggatatcgtgaccccaggccagtcgactggccttccccctttctcttttgatcgtgttcaaactccatcttcgttgaaagtgaccgCCGTGGAGAAGGTGGAGACGGGCATGCTGGTCGAGAGAGTAGTTCAACTGATCAATCAAGGtgtcaccggcatggatctgctggaggtgttcctcagtcggcgcattcaaccactccaagctcgtgaccactccatgtggGTGTACTTCGGGGCTGGTGataccgctcgggttcatccggaggaggtggcggccaaaacagtggcccagtggctgaggggcatcacctggaacaaggacaaccccaggggcgccaggagagtcaaccctttcagcgacagcaaccagccagacaaggtttggccactacaactgattgaatttggatgtgttttctgactgtttgttgatccgactgatttccactcggttccttgttttgtagatttatacagagatgtactcaatgcataatggcgaacaagctctggagcaggaccatgaaggcgaggacagcgcggaggagagcggcgagtgggagtcaccagccgaagatgatgaagatgagagcgatgagtcggacgacgaggaggtagccgactcaccacctcgttccgaacgtcgatccaagcagcaccatgatcccgcGGGAAGGCGCGGCAAGGCGGTGGCCTCGAGTgctccatctcaaaagcgcgctcggtcttcgactccagaattggctgagaaggtcaccaagcagcccaagatcaatccttcgaaggctcagaagaccttgcctagaatcaagatggacgttcctgttgcttctgggtaaatgttctccctgtattttcttgttctcactgattctcttgtactgaccgagtggatgatgaacctttaCAGCCCGGCCTCGGCTACGACTGATATGGATGTCGACAAGACCCCAGACGACGAGGAAGCCGATGAcgcagctacctccaaagccagtaagtctgcccgactcaaatttatttggacgactggattgtctgtcagctatctctttgactttctctgtttgttgcagcaccacgggacgttgttgtgctcccggacgatgaagaagaagtatcgctgaggggaaggaggaggagggacaaggaactgagcgggaaagcgcctgaggcccaggttcctcagtcgactgATATGCCTGGGACGGCAGTCGAGCGATCGACAGATCCGGCACGTACCAACACCACTTTCGCTATCCTGCTGtcgactgattgcccatcaggatCAGCTACGCAGACCTCTGCTGCACCAATACAACTCCACGCATCAGACCCAGCGGTTGCTCCGCCTgctctgccatcatcgcttttcactgcgtatcaaaccccggacgacccaccgactgccgccaaggaagctcttcttcagttgaaccttgtgatggggcaaatgaaagtggtgcatgaggccagtcaggtggccttcaacgccggagctgctctgcagaccaatgtccaggttagttgattttTGATTGATCATATTTCTCATCTGATCACCCACTAGGGTGTGACTATTTTGAAGTTGCACGACTCAATTTGAGTCGTCTTGAattgaatctttgaactagtgggggcactcttagtgcacccactgggtgtagtccccgagaccatagttgactgcgggcagtcgactatggtctgagaatcTGAATTTTGTCACTCGGTCTGGACTGGCCAGGTCGAATGACAccagaaccagtgggggcacactatgtgcacccattgggtgtagtccccgaggccatggttgactgcgggcagtcgactatggtctgagaactgcTTTTTTACTCTCGCGCTGGGCAGAccatgtcgagtgtttattcaaaccagtgggggcacgctaagtgcacccactgggtgtagtccccgagactgccgttgaatgtttgattcggcggtagtcttagagtagctatcactgtgatgtctttttacctcggtcaactgatatggcttatactgtagaaatcttgtgatcttggggtTCAGCTTTCCACAAtgaacaagcagcaaatcagcctcaagcttgatctggaattggccaagaagaatctcaagactgctcgtgatgaagtagctgctatgggaggtaaccaatcatCAACTGTCTTTCTCACTGCtggcacttttcctttccattttttgaaccgagtgactcgactcgagcagatgtatgtagtgaaaaccgtcaactccaagcccgtctgaagaatgttatttctttagagaaaatgaagcaggctttggacaagaaggatctggatcttgctgctgcacagaaggaagcgcgagagaaaacggcgcttgctgacaagaagcttgcttcagtcggcaagttagaagaggagaactccaaactgaaggctgctgtctctgacgccaatcgggaggtcgagcgactgaagaaagacaaggaaaagctgactgacgagcttgggagcctcaaggccaagaagggcgagttggagtcttatctgggccagcttgctgcaaagctggtcctaaaacttgaaggtactgatgATTGACTGACTTATTACGGTCGACTGTCAAGCTTGATTATATCGTCGACTCACCATTTACTCAATTGTGTAGAGCTTTGTCAAGACTTTGAAGcggaaactgggcgggtcgagacgggtctcgatcccataaattgtccagtcaaggatgatgttgcgatgaatgtgctgcggtttgaatctcgcatggacagcgcggttgcttatcttgcccgcctgaaggcagcgatgactcgggttgataCTGAACTCTGTCCTCAGGCGGAACTGTCTCAAGACCTCaagtctctgatggctcgactgaatcaaatacctgaccgagtgcaagagtggaagaagtcatctgctcgcTGTGGCGCGCTGATGTCGCGTTGTCCTTGGTCCGAGTGCACTACAAAGACGTCAAACAAGACAAGAtggcggagctcaaggttgctaacacaaagaggcacaccttccaatccttcatggacactttccttgacgccgccactcgcattgcagacagcatagaccttgacagtttctgcgacccagctagtccttctcctgacgcgtgatagagaaacattatgctccacctttatttgcctcggaatgccgagtgattgtgtaatcaTTAAACTTCTTCAGGCCTGATGCTCGAATACTTTTGATCCGCCGTccggaactttaggatttatctgaacttggtttatctctgaatatgcttgagtttgccttcgagtggaattcgcttttcaattggaataatctttgtagttgagatgcagctattgtacttatggcgcagctccgaggagaaggttgcagtcgacctgcacctcgccgtccttgcagatagggagggagcacacgttgtacttgtggcgcagctccgaaggagaaggtcgcagttgacctgcacctcgtcgtccttgcggatagggagggagcacacgttgtacttgtggcgcagctccgaaggagaaggtttcagtcgacctgcacctcgtcgtccttgcggacagggatggagcgcatgttgtacttgtggcgtagctccgaaggagaaggttgcagtcgacctacacctcgccgtccttgcggatagagatgaagcgcatgttgtacttgtggcgcagctccgaaggaggaggtttcagtcgacctgtacctcgtcatccttgcggatagggatggagcgcacattgtacttgtggcgcagctctgaaggagaaggtttcagtcgacctgcacctcgtcgtccttgcggattgggatggagcgtacgttgtacttgtgacgcagctccgaaggagaaggtttcagtcgacctgcacctcgtcgtccttgcggatagggatgggtttcaaacttgggcgagtactggactgcagctaagcccccgagtgggagggttgctcaccactcggtaggatttttcaaacttaggcgagtactggactgcagctaagcccccgagtgggagggttgctcaccactcggtaggatttttcaaacttaggcgagtactgtactgcagctaagcccccgagtgggagggttgctcaccactcggtaggatttttcaaacttaggcgagtactggactgcagctaagcccccgagtgggagggttgctcactactcggtaggatttttcaaacttaggcgagtattggactgcagctaagcccccgagtgagaggcttgctcatcactcagtaggatttttcaaacttaggcgagtactggactgctgctaagcccccgagtgagaggcttgctcatcactcggtaggatttttcaaacataggcgaaacggattcgcggctaagcctccgagtgggagggttgctcgccagtcggtaggatttttcaaacttaggcgagtactgtattgcagctaagaccccgagtgagagggttgctcaccactcggtaggatttttcaaacttaggcgagtactggactgcagctaagcccccgagtgagaggcttgctcatcactcggtaggatttttcaaacttaggcgaaacggattcgcggctaagcccccgagtgagaggcttgctcaccactcggtaggatttttcaaactttaggcgaaacggattcgcggcaaagtcacccactgggggatttcagacgcaaacaaaagcaacaacaaccatttaggaagactgtaaagctcttgtctttgataaacaaactacaaaggtatttcttattacatctcatatgaatgagtacttaagtataaaaggggcggagcagctccgcgttccaagcccgtggctcgtctttttGATGCttgacattgtaaagatggtatgctccattgtggagaactctagtgacaatgaagggaccttcccaagtaggggcgagctt is drawn from Aegilops tauschii subsp. strangulata cultivar AL8/78 chromosome 1, Aet v6.0, whole genome shotgun sequence and contains these coding sequences:
- the LOC109785611 gene encoding mitochondrial import inner membrane translocase subunit Tim9 is translated as MDTSGAAAAAAGGGSEEEDQARLAAITDNLKARDSIRLYTWLSHRCFSDCVTTFYRKTLGKREGDCVRACVRKYQLATAASAARFNKLADPSAAADDEDEDD